A window from Cygnus olor isolate bCygOlo1 chromosome 13, bCygOlo1.pri.v2, whole genome shotgun sequence encodes these proteins:
- the TMEM185A gene encoding transmembrane protein 185A isoform X1, giving the protein MNLRGLFQDFNPSKFLIYACLLLFSVLLSLRLDDKIQWSYWAVFAPIWLWKLMVIVGASVGTGVWARNPQYRAEGETCVEFKAMLIAVGIHLLLLMFEVLVCDRIERGTHFWLLVFMPLFFVSPVSVAACVWGFRHDRSLELEILCSVNILQFIFIALRLDEIIRWPWLVVCVPLWILMSFLCLVVLYYIVWSVLFLRSMDVIAEQRRTHITMAVSWMTIVVPLLTFEILLVHRLDGHNSFSFIPIFVPLWLSLITLMATTFGQKGGNHWWFGIRKDFCQFLLEIFPFLREYGNISYDLHHEDNEEAEETPVPEPPKIAPMFRKKTGVVITQSPGKYVIPPPKLNIDMPD; this is encoded by the exons ATGAACCTGCGGGGCCTCTTCCAGGACTTCAACCCCAG caaatttctgatttatgcctgtctgctgcttttctctgtgttgcTGTCGCTACGTTTGGATGACAAAATTCAATGGAGTTACTGGGCTGTGTTTGCTCCGATCTGGCTCTGGAAGCTAATGGTGATTGTGGGTGCCTCAGTGGGAACAGGAGTGTGGGCCCGGAACCCGCAGTATCG AGCAGAAGGAGAAACATGCGTGGAGTTCAAAGCGATGTTAATAGCAGTAGGCATCCACCTGCTACTGCTGATGTTTGAAGTTCTGGTGTGTGACAGGATCGAAAGAGGAACCCATTTTTGGCTTCTGGTCTTCATGCCATTATTCTTTGTATCTCCCGTGTCAGTGGCAGCTTGTGTATGGGGATTCCGACATGACAGGTCCCTGGAG cTGGAAATCTTATGTTCAGTCAATATTCTACAATTCATATTTATTGCACTCAGACTAGATGAGATCATCAGATGGCCATGGCTT gttgTTTGCGTTCCACTGTGGATCTTGATGTCCTTTCTGTGTCTCGTGGTGCTCTATTACATTGTGTGGTCTGTTCTGTTCTTGCGCTCCATGGATGTGATTGCTGAACAACGGAGGACGCACATAACAATGGCTGTCAGCTGGATGACAATTGTAGTCCCCCTGCTCACGTTTGAG atTTTACTAGTACACAGACTAGACGGGCacaattctttctcttttatacCCATATTTGTTCCTCTTTGGCTTTCACTGATAACTTTAATGGCAACAACATTTGGGCAAAAAGGAGGAAATCACT ggtggTTTGGAATTCGCAAGGACTTCTGCCAGTTCCTGCTTGAAATTTTCCCGTTCTTGCGAGaatatggaaatatttcctATGATCTTCATCATGAAGAtaatgaagaagcagaagaaaccccAGTTCCTGAGCCACCAAAAATTGCACCAATGTTTCGAAAAAAGACTGGAGTGGTCATAACACAGAGTCCGGGGAAATACGTGATTCCACCTCCTAAATTAAATATCGATATGCCAGATTAA
- the TMEM185A gene encoding transmembrane protein 185A isoform X2, translated as MVIVGASVGTGVWARNPQYRAEGETCVEFKAMLIAVGIHLLLLMFEVLVCDRIERGTHFWLLVFMPLFFVSPVSVAACVWGFRHDRSLELEILCSVNILQFIFIALRLDEIIRWPWLVVCVPLWILMSFLCLVVLYYIVWSVLFLRSMDVIAEQRRTHITMAVSWMTIVVPLLTFEILLVHRLDGHNSFSFIPIFVPLWLSLITLMATTFGQKGGNHWWFGIRKDFCQFLLEIFPFLREYGNISYDLHHEDNEEAEETPVPEPPKIAPMFRKKTGVVITQSPGKYVIPPPKLNIDMPD; from the exons ATGGTGATTGTGGGTGCCTCAGTGGGAACAGGAGTGTGGGCCCGGAACCCGCAGTATCG AGCAGAAGGAGAAACATGCGTGGAGTTCAAAGCGATGTTAATAGCAGTAGGCATCCACCTGCTACTGCTGATGTTTGAAGTTCTGGTGTGTGACAGGATCGAAAGAGGAACCCATTTTTGGCTTCTGGTCTTCATGCCATTATTCTTTGTATCTCCCGTGTCAGTGGCAGCTTGTGTATGGGGATTCCGACATGACAGGTCCCTGGAG cTGGAAATCTTATGTTCAGTCAATATTCTACAATTCATATTTATTGCACTCAGACTAGATGAGATCATCAGATGGCCATGGCTT gttgTTTGCGTTCCACTGTGGATCTTGATGTCCTTTCTGTGTCTCGTGGTGCTCTATTACATTGTGTGGTCTGTTCTGTTCTTGCGCTCCATGGATGTGATTGCTGAACAACGGAGGACGCACATAACAATGGCTGTCAGCTGGATGACAATTGTAGTCCCCCTGCTCACGTTTGAG atTTTACTAGTACACAGACTAGACGGGCacaattctttctcttttatacCCATATTTGTTCCTCTTTGGCTTTCACTGATAACTTTAATGGCAACAACATTTGGGCAAAAAGGAGGAAATCACT ggtggTTTGGAATTCGCAAGGACTTCTGCCAGTTCCTGCTTGAAATTTTCCCGTTCTTGCGAGaatatggaaatatttcctATGATCTTCATCATGAAGAtaatgaagaagcagaagaaaccccAGTTCCTGAGCCACCAAAAATTGCACCAATGTTTCGAAAAAAGACTGGAGTGGTCATAACACAGAGTCCGGGGAAATACGTGATTCCACCTCCTAAATTAAATATCGATATGCCAGATTAA
- the LOC121077341 gene encoding protein EOLA1-like, with protein sequence MKLGCLSFRQPYAGLVLNKVKTIETRWRPVLAHYQNRTIAVHIALKDWEDETWRAILLSRLGMTAGEVQDLLDEGEKFGRGVIAGLVDIGETSLYPENLPPEKVLELENKAVLSNLEQKYLTVVSNPRWLLEPIPARGFRGVWQVNIPDELIPSE encoded by the exons ATGAAGCTCGGTTGCCTTTCGTTCCGGCAGCCCTACGCAGGGTTGGTTTTAAACAAAGTCAAAACGATCGAGACTCGCTGGCGGCCCGTGCTCGCCCACTACCAGAACCGCACCATCGCCGTCCACATAGCCCTCAAGGACTGGGAGGATGAAACGTGGCGAGCTATTCTTCTGAGTAGGCTTGGTATGACGGCAGGGGAAGTGCAAGACTTGTTGGATGAAGGGGAGAAGTTTGGCAGGGGAGTTATTGCAG GATTAGTTGACATTGGAGAGACATCACTATATCCAGAAAATTTACCTCCTGAAAAGGTTTTggagctggaaaacaaagctgtcCTTAGTAATCTAGAGCAGAAGTATTTGACTGTTGTTTCAAATCCAAGATGGCTCCTGGAACCAATTCCTGCCAGAGGGTTTAGAGGTGTGTGGCAGGTGAACATCCCTGATGAACTGATCCCCTCAGAATGA